Proteins encoded in a region of the Nocardia asteroides genome:
- a CDS encoding asparaginase, with translation MSNPESLSRVVVFGLGGTIAMTPTGSGGVAPSLTAEQLVAAVPGLNDAGVKLDVVQFRQIPGASLSFADIAALHEAVAAELPNAAGVVVTQGTDTIEETSYLLDLLHNRPEPVVVTGAMRNPSMAGADGPANLLAAVQVAASPQARKLGCVVVFADEIHAARRVRKTHTTRCAAFESPDGGPLGWVSEGRVHLANRLSFRTCLPAPPTDDVRVALVSTALGDDGTVLDAVADHVDGIVVAAVGGGHVPAHVAPRLGAIAERKPVILASRTCGGTVLAETYGFSGSERDLLARGLISAGFLDPVKARLLLHTLICNQADRDTIASAFAVASGHADPALWPWAVQMAGADNA, from the coding sequence GTGTCGAACCCTGAAAGCCTCAGCCGAGTCGTCGTGTTCGGACTCGGTGGAACGATCGCCATGACGCCGACCGGCTCGGGGGGAGTCGCGCCCAGCCTCACAGCCGAACAGCTCGTCGCCGCCGTGCCGGGCCTGAACGATGCTGGGGTGAAACTAGATGTAGTGCAGTTCCGGCAGATCCCTGGGGCCTCGCTGAGCTTCGCCGACATCGCCGCGCTCCACGAGGCCGTCGCCGCAGAACTACCGAACGCCGCGGGCGTCGTCGTGACCCAGGGAACCGACACCATCGAGGAGACCAGCTACCTCCTCGACCTCCTTCACAATCGGCCTGAGCCCGTGGTCGTGACCGGCGCGATGCGCAACCCGAGTATGGCTGGAGCTGACGGTCCGGCCAACCTCCTCGCCGCAGTCCAGGTAGCCGCGTCCCCACAGGCGCGGAAACTGGGCTGTGTGGTCGTCTTCGCCGACGAAATCCACGCCGCACGCCGCGTCCGCAAAACCCACACCACCCGCTGCGCCGCATTCGAATCGCCGGACGGTGGGCCGCTCGGCTGGGTTTCAGAAGGCCGCGTGCACTTGGCTAACCGCCTATCTTTCCGAACTTGTCTGCCCGCACCGCCGACCGACGATGTCCGCGTAGCCCTGGTGTCCACCGCGCTCGGCGACGACGGCACCGTCCTGGACGCTGTCGCCGACCATGTCGACGGGATCGTCGTGGCCGCCGTGGGAGGCGGACATGTACCTGCCCACGTTGCTCCGCGCCTCGGCGCGATCGCCGAACGCAAACCGGTAATTCTCGCGTCCCGCACGTGCGGCGGAACGGTGCTGGCCGAGACCTACGGATTCTCAGGCTCCGAACGCGACCTGCTCGCTCGCGGCCTGATTTCCGCTGGGTTCCTCGACCCGGTCAAGGCCCGCCTGCTGCTGCACACCCTGATATGCAACCAAGCCGACCGCGACACCATCGCGTCGGCCTTCGCCGTAGCCAGCGGCCACGCCGATCCAGCCTTGTGGCCCTGGGCCGTACAGATGGCGGGTGCGGACAATGCGTAG
- a CDS encoding thiamine-binding protein, with translation MIIAFSVTPMGTGESVGEGVAEAVRVIRASGLPNETNALFTTIEGEWDEVMAVIKQAIGAVMAVAPRCSIVLKGDIRPGVTDALTGKVVSVERHLAAKTGSPASPTSRPATARDHS, from the coding sequence GTGATCATCGCTTTCTCAGTCACGCCGATGGGGACCGGCGAGAGCGTCGGCGAAGGAGTTGCCGAGGCTGTCCGCGTGATTCGAGCGAGCGGACTGCCGAACGAAACGAACGCCCTCTTCACCACGATCGAGGGGGAATGGGACGAAGTCATGGCGGTGATCAAGCAGGCGATTGGCGCGGTCATGGCTGTCGCACCCCGATGCAGCATCGTGCTGAAGGGTGATATTCGGCCGGGCGTCACCGACGCTCTGACCGGCAAGGTGGTATCGGTGGAGCGGCACTTGGCGGCGAAAACCGGATCTCCCGCGTCACCGACGTCACGACCCGCAACAGCTAGGGACCATTCCTGA
- a CDS encoding DUF296 domain-containing protein: MRSTEVAIGRTFLVVFDHGDDFFPALQDFCRSNNVKQGFIPSFIAGFSEVSIVGTCEKLENPAAPVWSKVQLANVEAYGGGTLAYDPDHDIIRPHIHVAVGLKEFSAAGHTSHLLEASVQFLTEMMLIEVTSPDLRRIPRPDLFDVPLLRFNRQADHE; this comes from the coding sequence ATGCGTAGCACCGAAGTCGCCATCGGCAGAACGTTTTTGGTCGTGTTCGATCACGGCGACGACTTCTTCCCTGCGCTGCAGGACTTCTGCCGCTCCAACAACGTCAAGCAGGGATTCATCCCGTCCTTCATCGCCGGATTCTCCGAAGTCTCCATCGTCGGCACCTGCGAGAAACTCGAAAACCCCGCAGCCCCGGTTTGGTCCAAGGTCCAGCTCGCCAATGTCGAGGCGTACGGCGGCGGCACCCTCGCCTACGATCCGGACCACGACATCATCCGACCGCACATCCACGTTGCAGTCGGCCTCAAGGAGTTCAGCGCCGCCGGCCACACCAGCCATCTCCTCGAGGCCTCAGTCCAGTTCCTGACCGAAATGATGCTTATAGAAGTGACCTCCCCCGACCTGAGACGCATCCCACGCCCGGACCTATTCGACGTTCCGCTTCTCCGGTTCAATCGGCAAGCAGACCACGAGTGA